A genomic region of Cyprinus carpio isolate SPL01 chromosome B13, ASM1834038v1, whole genome shotgun sequence contains the following coding sequences:
- the LOC109073388 gene encoding pleckstrin-like: MEPTTIREGYLVKKGTVLNSWKVMWVVLADDAIEFYKKKTDNSPKGMIPLKGATLTSPCQDFTKRMLVFKVRSAKNQEHFFQATHLEERELWVKDIKRAITCLQGGKKFARKSTRRSIRLPENVNLSELYVLMKDQDKGVKELKVEKDKRLFNHCFTGNTVIDWLISERKARNRPEGLMLATGLLNEGFLLPAGDVSKDGAEKGAECVFLDQTEALYYFADSGFFCEGYSSDEDVIMKEEFRGAIVKQGCLLKQGHRRKNWKVRKFILRDDPAYIHYYDPTKGENDPLGSIHLRGSVVTAVEYVPDAKRYEVDGNLFEIITSDEIHYYLQAATADERKDWIKAIQSVSKTGK; encoded by the exons ATGGAACCAACAACAATCAGAGAAGGGTACTTAGTGAAGAAG GGGACAGTGCTCAACTCGTGGAAGGTTATGTGGGTGGTGTTAGCAGATGATGCCATTGAGTTTTACAAGAAGAAGACAGACAACAGTCCGAAGGGAATGATCCCTCTGAAGGGTGCGACTCTGACCAGCCCATGCCAGGATTTCACTAAAAGAATG CTAGTGTTTAAGGTCCGGTCAGCTAAGAACCAGGAGCATTTCTTCCAAGCGACCCACCTGGAGGAGAGGGAGCTTTGGGTTAAAGATATCAAGAGAGCCATCACTTGTTTGCAGGGCGGCAAGAAGTTTGCCAGGAAGTCAACGCGCCGATCCATTCGGTTACCAGAAAATGTTAACCTGAG tGAACTGTATGTTCTAATGAAAGATCAAGACAAAGGAGTGAAAGAGCTGAAGGTAGAGAAGGATAAAAGGCTGTTCAATCACTGTTTCACAG GAAACACAGTGATCGACTGGCTGATTTCTGAGAGGAAGGCCAGAAACAGACCAGAGGGACTGATGCTGGCCACCGGACTGCTAAACGAGGGATTCCTGCTGCCCGCTGGAGACGTGTCCAAAGACGGCGCAGAAAAAGGAGCAGAGTGTGTTTTCCTGGACCAAACCGAGGCTCTTTATTACTTT GCAGATAGTGGTTTCTTTTGTGAGGGTTACTCCAGCGATGAGGACGTGATCATGAAGGAGGAGTTCAGAGGGGCCATAGTCAAACAGGGCTGTTTGCTGAAACAG GGTCACAGGCGAAAGAACTGGAAAGTCAGAAAATTTATTCTGAGAGATGATCCTGCTTATATCCACTACTATGATCCTACCAAA ggtGAGAACGATCCTCTCGGCTCCATTCACCTGCGTGGTTCAGTCGTGACGGCAGTGGAATATGTGCCTGATG CCAAGAGATACGAGGTGGATGGCAATCTCTTTGAGATCATCACGTCAGATGAGATACACTACTACCTGCAGGCTGCAACAGCCGATGAGCGCAAGGACTGGATCAAAGCCATTCAAAGCGTCTCAAAGACGGGAAAATAA